The sequence CTTTTGTTCATCAGTGTTATTAAGTAGTAGTTGTAGTAGAGATTCTTATTTTGGTGTCTGATGATTCTTGGTGGCTTAGATAGACTTTGTGGAAattgtgttattttcttattgagAGAAAGCAGATATAGATCTTGCAACAATCACTGATCGCATGGCTGTTAAGAAGGCTGTACAGAGTGGAAATGTGGAGGATGCAATAGAGAAAGTTAATGATTTAAATCCTGAGGTAGGATGCTTTATTATGTAGCAACAGTCTTATTGTGTTCGTTGGTTTTGCTTTTTATAACTTTGTCATTTTAATGCTTATTTTGTTTGCTAGTTTCTTcgttttattagtttcagcaTTTTAAAGGGCTAGTGAAGTTACTTTACTTTTTCATGGATATATTTTCTATCTGTTTTTTAATAACACTAGGAAAGTTAAATTATGAAGCCatcaatatgagtaaacatGTATTACCTTTGACCTTTGCTAACTAGTCACGTTGTCTTACAGACTTTCCAGCAACTTTTGCAAAATTAATGGTTTACCATCCTAATGAAAGGTGCTAGAATATAATTGCTGCTTCCTTGTTTTCAATACCACTAGATTGCTAAGCATATGCTTTGCATTCATTGTTATGTTAAAAGGATTCGGCAAGAAGATGATTCCTTGGGAGCAGAGAAGCATTTATGTCTCTTGGAAATGACTTATGTGACAGAAGAGCCACAGGTTCATATTTTGCAAGTTATGTCATTCCAGCTCTAGTCAGGCCAATCTTTAGGATCTTGTATCCTATTCCTGTAGATGGTTGTTGAAATATGTTGCAGTTTTCACCAACTAGAAAAAACTGAAATGGAGTGATTAAAACTAGGAAATAGAGACCTGATTGGGTTGTAATGGCTTAAATGAATTTTAGGTcttaagatttattttaagtattCGTTGATGAGCTTTGTGTGGTTTATTGTTTTCTGATTATGTGAGTGACAACTGACAAGCACATGATAACATTTCTTTCCTTTAGATTTCTCTCATGTGAAATTCCATATGCAGATATTGGATACAAATCCCCAACTTTTTTTCCATCTACAACAACAGCGGTTGATAGAGTTGATACGGAATGGAAAAGTAGAAGAGGCTTTGGAGTTTGCTCAGGAGGAGCTTGCACCCAGAGGAGAAGAAAATGTAATATTAGATTGATCATAACTTTCACATGCCTATAATGCATTTTAAGTTGGTCTAAATGTTGTTCCCTCTGCTCTTTGATTTCTCAGCATGAGTAAACCTCATCATTTGACTGATTTATTAATGTTAAAGCTTGATGTCATACAAAGTCAAAGCTATCATGCAGCCATGTTTCAGCGTTGAACTTCATACTTTAATGACTATGTGAGACTgagaatttgaaattttctaCAGCAAAGCTTCTTAGAAGAATTGGAGAGGACAGTTGCCCTGCTGGCTTTTGAAGATGTCACCAACTGCCCTGTTGGAGAACTTCTGGATATTTCACAGCGCCTGAAGACAGCAAGTGAAGTGAACGCGGCCATCCTAACTAGCCAGAGTCATGAAAAAGGTTTGTGtgtttgttattaataatattttaattagtcatTTGTTGATGTTTGCAATTATTTCATCATCACGGGCATTTTTTACCACTAGCTTTCTCTTTAAGTTGCATAAGTTGTTGCTAATATGAGTTTCAGTCTGAGGCCAGTTAGATTTTTCCTAAAATGGAATTTTGATTTCAGTTATTAATGTTTTTGAATAGTAAAAGACTTGGGAATTGTTAAAATGGTCATCAATGGCCATGTTCTTTATCTTGGAGTGGGATTTTAATGATGTAGCTAAACGGAAGAGCTTTCTTCTACATCTATCTTCGGGAATTGCTAATGAATATTGAACCTGAAGgaaaaagagattttagaGAAAACAAGTTGCTAAATAGGCCTTTCCAGTGTTCTTTTTGACAATTATCTAGTAATACAAGCACCTCTGCCACATTTGATGTCTAGCTGTTCATATCCACAATCGTTTGGGCTGTGCTACTATATTGCTCTTCCCTATTTCATAGGAGAGAGccttatttgattttatatatatatatatgaattattcATCATCTAAATAGTTACTCAAGAGTATTTTTCAATTTCGTATTATCACAGACCCAAAGCTTCCAAGTTTGTTAAAAATGCTGATATGGGCTCAGAACCAACTTGATGAGAAAGCTGCTTATCCTCGGATAA comes from Ricinus communis isolate WT05 ecotype wild-type chromosome 5, ASM1957865v1, whole genome shotgun sequence and encodes:
- the LOC8281729 gene encoding protein GID8 homolog isoform X1, translating into MSLFWIVIRQLAEIEAMATSKKVITREEWEKKLNDVKIRKEDMNKLVMNFLVTEGYVDAAEKFRKESGTEPDIDLATITDRMAVKKAVQSGNVEDAIEKVNDLNPEILDTNPQLFFHLQQQRLIELIRNGKVEEALEFAQEELAPRGEENQSFLEELERTVALLAFEDVTNCPVGELLDISQRLKTASEVNAAILTSQSHEKDPKLPSLLKMLIWAQNQLDEKAAYPRINDLSTAMLEDPAV
- the LOC8281729 gene encoding protein GID8 homolog isoform X2 encodes the protein MSLFWIVIRQLAEIEAMATSKKVITREEWEKKLNDVKIRKEDMNKLVMNFLVTEGYVDAAEKFRKESGTEHIDLATITDRMAVKKAVQSGNVEDAIEKVNDLNPEILDTNPQLFFHLQQQRLIELIRNGKVEEALEFAQEELAPRGEENQSFLEELERTVALLAFEDVTNCPVGELLDISQRLKTASEVNAAILTSQSHEKDPKLPSLLKMLIWAQNQLDEKAAYPRINDLSTAMLEDPAV